Proteins from a single region of Candidatus Cloacimonadota bacterium:
- a CDS encoding T9SS type A sorting domain-containing protein, whose amino-acid sequence MKRKTVYLFILLTIINISLSSWVSLIETEVNDHSMGIEQTIDGNYIVFGKIYESMNEHPENVFFLMKVDIEGNMLWQEFLGGEFACNGGDIKVAPDGGFIIGASRTAYMYSHIYIAKTNPDGELEWENTFGQEGHSTGISVACTNDSGYIVTGYTSLDQRDRNFYTIKVDENGEEEWFNIYDTTTSDYGKSISTTNNGEFIICGEINGDIGLVKINSIGEEVWRNNYGGTDLDRGYDAVQTGDGGFIAIGKTHSFPTVPGLYDAYLVKTDSEGNEEWYRTYNGDEAAEGKNIFQTIEGGYIFAGNSGVYTSYIVKTDEDGFEEWETYYTYGDYPQPTIDMCEAVDEGYVICSSYYGNVLLIKLDNNGNVSIEENIIENNKKELYCFPNPFKYNTNISFSQNIEYICNEELIIYNIKGQKVKKFLNIKNKSSVIWNAKDDEGKDVSPGTYLFQLTTKNSNSEVKKMILLK is encoded by the coding sequence ATGAAAAGAAAAACAGTTTATTTATTTATTTTACTAACAATTATAAACATATCTTTATCTTCTTGGGTAAGTCTGATCGAAACAGAAGTAAATGATCATTCTATGGGAATAGAGCAAACTATTGATGGGAACTATATCGTATTTGGAAAGATTTATGAAAGTATGAATGAGCATCCTGAAAATGTCTTTTTTTTAATGAAAGTTGACATTGAAGGGAATATGCTATGGCAGGAGTTTTTAGGAGGAGAATTTGCATGCAATGGAGGAGATATAAAAGTTGCACCTGATGGTGGTTTTATAATTGGTGCTTCCAGAACAGCATATATGTATTCTCATATATACATAGCAAAAACAAATCCTGATGGAGAGTTAGAATGGGAAAACACATTTGGACAAGAAGGACATTCGACAGGTATATCTGTAGCTTGTACAAATGACAGTGGTTATATAGTTACAGGATACACTTCGTTAGATCAAAGAGATAGGAACTTTTATACTATCAAAGTTGATGAAAATGGAGAAGAGGAGTGGTTTAATATATATGATACAACAACATCTGATTACGGGAAAAGTATCTCAACTACAAATAATGGAGAATTTATCATCTGCGGAGAAATTAATGGTGATATTGGATTAGTAAAGATAAATAGTATCGGAGAAGAAGTATGGCGAAACAACTATGGTGGTACGGATTTAGATAGAGGTTATGATGCCGTTCAAACAGGAGATGGCGGATTTATTGCTATTGGTAAAACTCATTCTTTTCCAACAGTACCTGGCCTATATGATGCTTATTTAGTAAAAACAGATTCCGAAGGTAATGAAGAATGGTACAGAACATATAATGGAGATGAAGCAGCAGAAGGAAAAAATATTTTTCAAACAATTGAAGGAGGATATATTTTTGCTGGTAACTCAGGAGTTTATACTTCATATATTGTTAAAACAGATGAAGACGGTTTTGAAGAATGGGAAACATATTATACATATGGAGATTATCCACAACCAACAATCGATATGTGTGAAGCTGTGGATGAAGGTTATGTCATCTGCAGTTCATATTATGGAAATGTTTTATTAATTAAACTTGATAATAATGGGAATGTCTCTATTGAAGAGAATATTATTGAAAATAATAAAAAAGAATTATATTGCTTTCCAAATCCTTTCAAATATAATACAAATATTTCATTTTCACAAAATATCGAATATATCTGTAATGAAGAATTAATTATATATAATATTAAAGGCCAGAAAGTAAAAAAGTTTTTAAACATAAAAAACAAATCTTCAGTAATATGGAATGCTAAAGATGATGAAGGAAAAGATGTTTCACCGGGCACATATTTATTCCAATTAACTACAAAAAACAGTAATAGTGAAGTAAAAAAAATGATATTATTAAAGTAA